In Hyphomicrobiales bacterium, the sequence ACGCGCGGATGCCTTCGTCCAGGAGGTCGCGCCAGTCACGACCGGCGATCGCGTTGCCAAGGGTACACGGCTCGCGCGCATTTACTCGCCGGACATCAGCACGGCTGGTGCCCAGTTCATCACCGAGCTCAATGCCGCCGCGCGCGGCGTGCCCGAGGGCGGCGCAAGACAGCGTCTCGAAAACCTCGGGGTTCCGCCCGAAATCATTGCCGAGATCGAGCGCAGCCGGAAGGTACCACCGACGATCAACTGGTCGGCGCCGCGTGACGGTATCGTGCTGGAGCGCAATGTCAGTGACGGCATGAAGATGGTGGCCGGCACCAGCCTGTTCCGGCTCGCAGACATTTCGACGATCTGGGTCCTGGCCGATGTGCCTGAGCGCGAGCTGTCCGAGATCCGGATCGGAGCGCCGGCGACGGTTCGGCTACGCGGCCGTTCCGACATGGCGTTCGAGGGGCGCGTCAGCGTGATCTATCCGCAGATCGCTGAGGCGACGCGCACCGCCAAGGTCCGCATCGAGCTCGCCAACCCCGATGGCGTCTTGCTGCCGAACATGTACGCCGATGTCGAGATCGGCGCGGGCGATGCAAGCGCAGAGCTGACGGTTCCCTGGAGTGCCGTCATCGATAGCGGCACGCGACGCATTGTCATTCTGGATCGCGGCGAAGGCCGCTTCGAGCCGCGTGAAGTCAAGCTCAGCCGCCGCGGCGACGGCATGGTCGCGATCAGCGAGGGCGTCTCCGAGGGCGACCGCGTCGTCGTCTCCGCCAACTTCCTGATCGATGCGGAAAGCAACCTCAAGGCGGCCTTGAGCGGCTTCTCCTCGACGGAGGCGAAACCATGATAGCCCGCTTGATCGCCTGGTCGGCGCGCAACCTGATCCTGGTGTTGGTTGCCACGGCTTTCGTCGTGGCCGCCGGCGTCTATGCCCTAAGGACCCTGCCGCTCGACGCCATTCCCGATCTCTCCGACGTCCAGGTTATCGTCTACACCGAATATCCCGGCCAGGCGCCACAGGTCATCGAGGATCAGGTCACCTATCCGCTGACGACATCGATGCTGACGGTGCCGAAAGCGCGCGTCGTGCGCGGCTTCTCCTTCTTCGGAGTCTCCTTCGTCTATGTGATCTTCGAGGACGGCACCGACCCTTATTGGGCGCGTTCGCGGGTTCTGGAATATCTCAACACCGCAGCGCGTCGCCTGCCCTCGGGCGTGACGCCGACTCTCGGGCCTGACGCCACCGGCGTCGGCTGGGTCTATCAATATGCTGTCATGGCCAAGGAGATGACCCTGGCCGAATTGCGCTCTTTGCAGGACTGGAAGATCCGCTTCGCGGCTTCGCGTGCCGAGGGCGTGGCCGAGGTCGCCAGCGTCGGTGGCTTCGTCAAGCAATACGCAATCGTGGTCGATCCTGTGCGGCTGCGTGCCCAGGGCGTCTCGCTGGCTGCGCTGCGCGAAGCCGTCCGTAGCAGCAATCTGGATGTCGGCGGACGTACGGTCGAGCTCAGCGAGTTCGAGTTCATGGTCCGCGGCCGCGGCTATCTCAAGTCGATCGCCGATATTCAGAACATCGTCCTGAAGAGCGAGCGCGGCGCAGCCCTGCGCCTCTCCGATGTCGCCCGTGTCGAACTCGGCCCCGACGAGCGGCGCGGCATCACCGAGCTCAACGGCGAGGGCGAGGTCGCGAGCGGCATCGTCCTGCAGCGCTTCGGCGCCAATGCGCTCGCCGTGATCGAGCGCGCCAAGGCGCGGTTGGCCGAGATTGCACCCAGCTTGCCGGGCGGGGCCGAGGTCGTGCCCGTCTACGATCGCTCCGGGCTGATCGAGCGGGCAATCGAGACGCTGAAGGGCACGCTGATCGAAGAGAGCATTATCGTCGCTCTGGTCTGCGTCGTCTTCCTGCTGCACCTGCGCAGTGCCCTGGTGGCGATCATCATGCTGCCGGTCGGCATCTTGATGGCCTTTGCGGCGATGAAGGCGCTTGGTCTTGGCTCCAACATCATGAGCCTGGGCGGCATCGCCATCGCGGTCGGAGCCATGATCGACGCCGCGATCGTCATGATCGAGAATGCCCACAAGCATCTCGAACGGGCACGACCGGACAAGCCGCGCATCGAGACCCTGATCGAGGCGGCAAGCGAGGTCGGGCCGGCGCTGTTCTTCAGCCTGCTCGTCATCACCGTCTCGTTTTTGCCGATCTTCACGCTGGAAGCGGAGGAGGGCCGGCTGTTCGGTCCGCTCGCCTACACCAAGACCTTCGCCATGGCGGCTGCGGCCTTTCTGTCGGTGACGCTGGTGCCGGCGCTGATGGTGATATTCGTGAGAGGACGGATCATTCCGGAGGCCAGGAATCCAATCAACCGGTTCTTGATCGCGTTCTATCGCCCTTTCATTCGCGCCGTCCTTAAAGCCAAAACCGTGACGATCCTACTGGCGGTCGCGGTGCTCGGGCTCAGTCTCTGGCCCATGCGTCAGCTCGGTTCGGAGTTCATGCCAACGCTCGACGAGGGCACGCTGATGTATATGCCGACGACACTGCCTGGGCTGTCGGTCACAAAGGCGGCCGAGCTTCTGCAAACTCAGAACCGGATCATCCGCTCGTTCCCGGAGGTCGCCTCGGTCTACGGCAAAGCTGGGCGGGCCCAGACGGCAACGGACCCGGCGCCGACCGAGATGTTTGAAACCATCATCAACCTGAAGCCCAAGACCGAGTGGCGCCAGGGCGTCACGCTCGACAACCTCAAGGCGGAAATGGACAAGGCGCTCCAGTTTCCGGGCGTCTCCAACGCCTGGACGCAGCCGATCCGCGCACGCATCGACATGCTGGCGACCGGCATTCGCACGCCGATCGGGGTCAAAGTGTTCGGTACCGACTTGGCGCAGATGGAGGCGATCTCGCGACAGATCGAGACCGTCCTCAAAGCGGTACCGGGGACGAGCAGTGCCTATGCCGAGCGCGTCATCGGCGGCTACTTCCTCGACATCGTGCCGGACAGGATCGCGCTCGGGCGCTACGGGCTTTCCGTCGGCGACGTCCAGAATGCGATCGTGATGGCGATGGGTGGCGAGACCGTGACGACGACGGTCGAGGGGCGCGAGCGCTATGGCGTGACCATCCGCTATCCCCGAGACCTACGCTCCGATCCCCAGGCGATCGCGCGCGAAGTCCAGGTCTCGACCCCATCGGGTGCCAGCGTGCCGCTCGGCGAGGTCGCAAGCGTGGAGCGCAAGCGCGGCGCCACGTCGATCCGCACAGAGAACGGCGAGCTCGCGGTCTACATCTTCGTAGACACCGTCGGGCGCGACCTCGGTGGCTATGTCCGCGACGCCCAAAATGCGATCGCGCAGAGCATCAAGCTGCCAGCAGGCTACCGCGTCGCCTGGAGCGGTCAGTTCGAATATCTCGAACGGGCCGAGGCTCGCCTCAAGCTGGTCGTGCCTGTCACCCTCGCGATCATCTTCCTGCTGCTCTACCTGAATTTCCGCAGGCTGACCGAAACCTTCATCGTCATGCTCTCATTGCCCTTCGCGCTGGTCGGCGGCGTCTGGCTGCTCTGGTGGCTCGGATTCAACATGTCGGTCGCGGTCGCTGTCGGGTTCATCGCACTCGCCGGTGTCGCCGCCGAAACCGGCGTGATCATGCTGATCTATCTCGATCATGCGCTCTTCGAGATTCGGCAGCGCCGTGCGCAGCAAGGCAGGGCATTTACCCGGGCCGATCTGCACGAAGCGATCATGCTGGGCGCGGTCGAGCGCGTACGACCGAAGATCATGACCGTCGTCGCGATCATGGCAGGACTGCTGCCGATTCTCTGGAACACCGGCACCGGCTCGGAGGTGATGCAGCGCATCGCGGTGCCGATGATCGGCGGCATGGTCTCATCGACCGTCCTCACACTGCTCGTGATCCCGGCGATCTACGGCCTCGTCAAAGGGTGGCGGCTTCCGCCGGCCGAGGAAACCAACGTCGTAGCGGTCCAGCCTACGTCGGTGCAGCGGCACGCTGCGGTCGTTGAATAAGGTGGAGTGACTGACATGCACGACATGATGAACGGAATGGGCTGGAGCATGGGGGCTTTCCACTGGCTCGGCGTCGCCGTGCTGCTGTTGGCGATCGCCGCCTTGGTCAAATACGTCTTCCTTCGGTGAAGGCGCGGTCGAGATTGAAGGAGAATGAACATGCAGATCGATATTTCACCAACCCGCCGCGGGCTGATGATCGGAGCAGCGCAAGCCTGCACGACCGTGGCGCTGGCCGGAACGGGGGCGGCGACCGAAACTCTGCCGAAGATGACCGTGACCCGCGATCCGAATTGCGGTTGTTGCGGCAACTGGGTCAAGCATATCAAGGCTGCGGGTTTTCCGGTCGATGTGGTTGAGCTCGATGACGTACTGCCACTCAAGGTCAAGCTTGGCGTGCCGGAGGCGCTGATGTCGTGCCACACGGCCGAGATTGGCGGTTACGTCATTGAAGGGCATGTACCAGCCGAGGCGGTAAAGCGGCTGCTCGTCGAGCGCCCGAAGGCGATCGGCATCGCGGTTCCCGGCATGCCGGTCGGTTCGCCCGGCATGGATGTGCCTGGTCAAGCGCCGCAGTCCTACGAGATCGCCATCTTTTCGGCCGGCAAGCAGCACGTGTTTGCGCGCTATCGAGGGCTCCAGCAGGTCTGATCTAGCCCAAGACTGTATGGGAGCCGGGCGGTTTGCTCGCCCGGCTGAAGGTTCGTGTTATTGCTTCGCAGTGCAGACGACGCGGGTCTGTTCCATGTAAAGCGCGCCGTCTCGCTTGGAGATTTCAAAGCTGCGCTGAAGGCCGCTGTCGAAGGTCACCACGACCGCGCTATCGCCAAGCGTGAAGTTTCCGCTGCTTTGCCAGAGGCCATCATATGAGAAGCGCCCATCATTATCGAAGGTGAAGTGCGCCCCTCCCGCTGTCGCACAGACCTTACCGTTAATCGCGCTGGTGATCTCTCGCAGGCCCAGGGCCAGGTTCGCACGATGGGCGATCGCGGGTTCAAGCTGCGCCAAGAGCAGCAAACAGGCCGCCGATAGGGCGATTTGGCGAGACAACCTCATCACAGCCTCCCCTGGCTTGCCCCGATGGCAAACCCACTCGGGGCTGAGAATCTAAGCTTGAAATGGGGATGTCAGCCTCGGATGTGAAGAGTTTCACCTCTGCCGGGCGAGGATTGTCTCCATTTGCGCGATTTCCGCCTTCTGCGACTTGGTGATTTCCTGACAGAGCGCGACGATCTCCGGATCAGTGATGCTGGCTTTCTGGCACATCAGGATCGCGCCGGAATGATGTGGGATCATTGCGCGCAGGAACTCGGCATTGCCAATGCCGGCTTGGGTTCGCATGGCTATGAAGCCAATGACAAAGACGGCAACGGCGGCGCCGCCGATAATGATGTTCAGCCGCGACGAGGGGAACATCGAGCGCATGGAGACGAGCATGATGATCGTCATCGGCGCGACCATCATCATGGTCATGTAAACGTTGTTGAGATTGAAATGGAAATGCGCAAGCGCTGCGATCATGGTGTACATGACGAGGTACATCACAATGAAATCCAGCGTCAGTTCGATCGCTAGGCGGCCGTAATGGTTTGGGCCCTTATGGCCATTGCCATGCTCCATGGGGGCCTCCTTTCGGGAAGCTCTGAGGGTCTCGATACGAGTCAAAAACTTCCAGAAGCGGTGCTATTTTCCCTTCGTTTTCAGCCATTCGTCGATCGTCTTGATCTCCTTTTCCTGCGCGCTGACGATTTCAGTGGCGAGCCTCTTGACGGTGGGGTCCTTGCCATTCGCCAAGGCTACCTTGGCCATATCGATTGCGCCTTGATGGTGGGCTTTCATCTGCATCATGAAGTCGACGTCGGCATCGCCGGTAAATTTCGACGGCATCGCCTGCATCATCCGCATCATGCTCGCCTTGTATTCCTTGGTTGATGCGGAATCGGAGGCCTCCGGCATCATCATTTTCATGGGCATGCTGTCGCCCCTCTGAGGCTTGGGAGCTGGCTGCGCGAGTGCGGCGGTTATCATGGAGGCCGAGAGGCCAGCGGTCAGAACGAAGCGCATCATCTGCATTCTCCAAGGGTTCGAGGGCAGGAACGGCTATGCCGCCATCTTTTGGCAGCTGTCTGCGCAACTGCGGCAGGCCTGGACGCAGTCGTCCATGTCTCCTATCCGCTCGCATTCGTTGGCGCAGTCGTCGCAGATGTCGGCGCATTCGGCGCAGAGATGCTTGTGGTGCGGGGAGCCGATGATCATGACTTGGGCGCTGGCGCGGCAGATCTCGGCGCAAGCGAGCATTAGCTGGATGTGCTCGGGGGCGGAGTGCGCTCCACCGAGCTTGAGGCAGTGGTTCGTGCTCATGCCGAGGCAGGTTTGATAACAGCGCAGGCATTCGTCGATGCAGGACTGCATCTCTGGGGTAGGGCGGTGCATGGTCTACTCCTTGAGCCCGTTGCGGAGGCGGTGAGCTTCCTGCTCCAAGGAAAGACGCGGGCGGCGAGCGCGGGTTCCTACCCGTTACAATCTGTAACAATCCGCTGGCTTGGCAGCGCTTTTGTCGTGCGGTGCAGTGGCCGTGCGCGGTAGTCGCGACCGAACGATTTTTGCTGGGTATCAGCCCGAGGGCGGTAATGACGAGCGGTCGCGCGGAGGAGTCGCCTAGGAGCGCGTTGCCGAGTTATCCCTTTAAGGCCATTCGCATCAGCCCGACGGCCGAGCTTTGAAATATCGCTCCATAGCGCGTCGCGCTAGATCTGCCTCGTCCTCAGCGATTGGGATGAGGCTCACGACGATGTCGGCGAGCCGCAGCCGCTCCGAGTCAAAGTCGACATCCTCTTTCAGCGACGCTTTGATCTGATGCCAGGCCGCGTCGAGGGCGGCTTCTGCTCGCGCGATGTCGACCGGATCATTCAAAGAAGAGAAAGTCATTTCTGGGCGCGGTTCAATGTGACGGTCGGATGCAATCCCGGCAAACACGTTGAATCCTAATCAATGACCGGGTTCAAGGGGAAGGCGCCCTACGCCACGGCTTCCCCTATGGAGAGCCGGATCAGACAAGAACGACGAGGCCCTCGTCAAATGCTGTGTTGCAGAACAGCGGGCCGGCGGGATTGCAGATAATGCGAGTGCCGTTGGGCCTTTGAATATTGACTGAGCGATGCACATGACCGTGGATCCAAAGCGCTGCTTTGCCTCGATCGGTCAAATCCGAGAGATCTGACGCTGAGTTGCCAGCAGCCCAGGTCCCACGGTCGGGCTCGGCTATGCAGACTGGGTGAGGGGCGTGGTGGGTGACAACGACCATGGGCAGCGAGCCTGGCTGAGATAGAAGCTCTCCGAGCCTGGAACGAGACCGCGCATGCAGCCGGCGGGCATCACCGACTGTAATGAGATGACTGCCGCCGGCGTGCTGGACGTCCACCTGTTCGCCCGTTTCGGCGCGGCAGCTAGGATCGCCCGCAAGGGTGTAATCGGACCAGAGGGTGGCGCCGACGAAACGACATCCTGCAATGTCAGCCGAGCTTTCTTCGAGAAGAGAGATTCCTGACTGGGCGGCAAGCAATTTCGCCGGGGCGAGATTCTCGTTGATCTCGCCATTCCAATGTTCGTGATTGCCCATGACGAATACGATCGGTTTCGATCCGGCCAACGCCCGTGACCTGAGCCCCTGAACTTCCTCCATGAATGGGTAGAGTCTGTCGCGAAGGAGACGACGGATGAAGCCCTCACGTTTTTCGGAAGAGCAGATCATCGGGATGCTGAAGGAGCAGGATGCGGGTTCGAAGACCGCCGATATCTGCCGGAAGTACGGGATCTCGGCCGCCACGTTCTACAAGTTCAAGGGCAAGTATGGTGGGATGGACGTGTCTGACGCCCGCCGGCTGAAGGCCCTCGAGGACGAGAATGCCCGGCTCAAGAAGCTGCTCGCGGAACAGATGCTCGACAACGCGATCCTGAAGGAAGTCGCCTCAAAAAAATGGTGACGCCTGACGCGAAGCGCAAAGCTGTGGCTCATGCCTGTGACGCGCATGGGGTGAGCCAGCGTCGGGCGTGCAAGGCCCTGAATGTCGATCGCACGAGCGTGCGCTACCGGAGCATCCGCCCCGATGACGACGCGTTGCGTGAAGCCATGAAGACCGTGGCCGCCCAGCGGCGACGGTTTGGCTACAGAAGGATCCACGTCATGCTGGAACGGCAGGGCATCACCATGAACCAGAAGAAGCTCCGCCGGCTCTATCGGGAGGAGAAGCTTCAGGTTCGCCGGCGTGGTGGCCGCAAACGCGCCTTGGGCACACGGCGCCCGATGCTGGTGCCGGATCGAGCCAATATCCGCTGGAGCCTCGACTTTGTGTCCGATGCCCTCACAGACGGCCGCCGCTTCCGCGTCCTGGCGGTCGTGGATGACTACACCCGCGAATGCCTTGCCCTCGTCGCGGATACCTCGCTCTCCGGGATCCGGGTGGTGCGAGAGCTGGACGCGATCATCGCCAGGCGCGGCCGGCCATCGGCGATCGTATCTGACAACGGCACCGAGCTCACATCGATGGCCATCCTGCGCTGGTGTCAGCAAACCGGTATCGAGTGGCATTACATCGCGCCGGGAAAGCCGATGCAGAACGGCTTCATTGAATCCTTCAACGGGCGCTTCCGCGATGAATGCCTGAACGAAACGCTCTTCACGACACTCGTGGAGGCCCGCGCAGCAATCCGATCATGGAAGGAGGACTACAACCAGCACCGCCCCCACTCGGCCCTCGGCAACAGAACACCCGCCGAATTCGCCGCACAAATCCATCTGGAAACCAGGGCCGCATAGGCCCTAAATCAACCCTAGGACTCTCCCCATAACCGGAGGAAAGTCGGGGCTCAGGTCAGAGGTAAGCGCGCTCCGCGAGGTACAAGAGCTTCGCGAGCTTCAGCGCATCGATGGTACCGCCTTCGCGAATGGCGAAGTATGCGGTCACATGCGCGGCCTTTCTGGGTTTAATTGCGTTCATTGTTGCCTTCTCAATCAGGTGGGTTTCAACGCCCGAT encodes:
- a CDS encoding Insertion element ISR1 uncharacterized 10 kDa protein A3 — encoded protein: MKPSRFSEEQIIGMLKEQDAGSKTADICRKYGISAATFYKFKGKYGGMDVSDARRLKALEDENARLKKLLAEQMLDNAILKEVASKKW
- a CDS encoding hypothetical protein (Evidence 5 : Unknown function) encodes the protein MAAVCATAAGLDAVVHVSYPLAFVGAVVADVGAFGAEMLVVRGADDHDLGAGAADLGASEH
- the cusA gene encoding copper/silver export system RND permease; amino-acid sequence: MIARLIAWSARNLILVLVATAFVVAAGVYALRTLPLDAIPDLSDVQVIVYTEYPGQAPQVIEDQVTYPLTTSMLTVPKARVVRGFSFFGVSFVYVIFEDGTDPYWARSRVLEYLNTAARRLPSGVTPTLGPDATGVGWVYQYAVMAKEMTLAELRSLQDWKIRFAASRAEGVAEVASVGGFVKQYAIVVDPVRLRAQGVSLAALREAVRSSNLDVGGRTVELSEFEFMVRGRGYLKSIADIQNIVLKSERGAALRLSDVARVELGPDERRGITELNGEGEVASGIVLQRFGANALAVIERAKARLAEIAPSLPGGAEVVPVYDRSGLIERAIETLKGTLIEESIIVALVCVVFLLHLRSALVAIIMLPVGILMAFAAMKALGLGSNIMSLGGIAIAVGAMIDAAIVMIENAHKHLERARPDKPRIETLIEAASEVGPALFFSLLVITVSFLPIFTLEAEEGRLFGPLAYTKTFAMAAAAFLSVTLVPALMVIFVRGRIIPEARNPINRFLIAFYRPFIRAVLKAKTVTILLAVAVLGLSLWPMRQLGSEFMPTLDEGTLMYMPTTLPGLSVTKAAELLQTQNRIIRSFPEVASVYGKAGRAQTATDPAPTEMFETIINLKPKTEWRQGVTLDNLKAEMDKALQFPGVSNAWTQPIRARIDMLATGIRTPIGVKVFGTDLAQMEAISRQIETVLKAVPGTSSAYAERVIGGYFLDIVPDRIALGRYGLSVGDVQNAIVMAMGGETVTTTVEGRERYGVTIRYPRDLRSDPQAIAREVQVSTPSGASVPLGEVASVERKRGATSIRTENGELAVYIFVDTVGRDLGGYVRDAQNAIAQSIKLPAGYRVAWSGQFEYLERAEARLKLVVPVTLAIIFLLLYLNFRRLTETFIVMLSLPFALVGGVWLLWWLGFNMSVAVAVGFIALAGVAAETGVIMLIYLDHALFEIRQRRAQQGRAFTRADLHEAIMLGAVERVRPKIMTVVAIMAGLLPILWNTGTGSEVMQRIAVPMIGGMVSSTVLTLLVIPAIYGLVKGWRLPPAEETNVVAVQPTSVQRHAAVVE
- a CDS encoding conserved membrane hypothetical protein (Evidence 4 : Unknown function but conserved in other organisms) encodes the protein MEHGNGHKGPNHYGRLAIELTLDFIVMYLVMYTMIAALAHFHFNLNNVYMTMMMVAPMTIIMLVSMRSMFPSSRLNIIIGGAAVAVFVIGFIAMRTQAGIGNAEFLRAMIPHHSGAILMCQKASITDPEIVALCQEITKSQKAEIAQMETILARQR
- a CDS encoding hypothetical protein (Evidence 5 : Unknown function); translated protein: MNAIKPRKAAHVTAYFAIREGGTIDALKLAKLLYLAERAYL
- a CDS encoding Efflux RND transporter periplasmic adaptor subunit codes for the protein MKRLALTGLALAAIMAVGGAGYWAGHRGIALPGLRNWLGIEGSLAANEAAGVGPVIYYQDPDRKPVYSTEPAQTVDGRPFRAVRASEDISFEEKPEGKEQAVQAEKGRILYYRNPMGLPDTSPVPKKDSMGMDYLPVFEGEASEDGIIKLSPGRIQRSGVRSELVRRQSIAQTIRVPGVVQLDERRVSVVAIRADAFVQEVAPVTTGDRVAKGTRLARIYSPDISTAGAQFITELNAAARGVPEGGARQRLENLGVPPEIIAEIERSRKVPPTINWSAPRDGIVLERNVSDGMKMVAGTSLFRLADISTIWVLADVPERELSEIRIGAPATVRLRGRSDMAFEGRVSVIYPQIAEATRTAKVRIELANPDGVLLPNMYADVEIGAGDASAELTVPWSAVIDSGTRRIVILDRGEGRFEPREVKLSRRGDGMVAISEGVSEGDRVVVSANFLIDAESNLKAALSGFSSTEAKP
- a CDS encoding hypothetical protein (Evidence 5 : Unknown function) — its product is MPGRVEGGFCSRDVDRIIQRRESHFWARFNVTVGCNPGKHVES
- a CDS encoding conserved exported hypothetical protein (Evidence 4 : Unknown function but conserved in other organisms), with product MMRFVLTAGLSASMITAALAQPAPKPQRGDSMPMKMMMPEASDSASTKEYKASMMRMMQAMPSKFTGDADVDFMMQMKAHHQGAIDMAKVALANGKDPTVKRLATEIVSAQEKEIKTIDEWLKTKGK
- a CDS encoding conserved exported hypothetical protein (Evidence 4 : Unknown function but conserved in other organisms) → MRLSRQIALSAACLLLLAQLEPAIAHRANLALGLREITSAINGKVCATAGGAHFTFDNDGRFSYDGLWQSSGNFTLGDSAVVVTFDSGLQRSFEISKRDGALYMEQTRVVCTAKQ
- a CDS encoding CopG protein; the protein is MQIDISPTRRGLMIGAAQACTTVALAGTGAATETLPKMTVTRDPNCGCCGNWVKHIKAAGFPVDVVELDDVLPLKVKLGVPEALMSCHTAEIGGYVIEGHVPAEAVKRLLVERPKAIGIAVPGMPVGSPGMDVPGQAPQSYEIAIFSAGKQHVFARYRGLQQV
- a CDS encoding conserved hypothetical protein (Evidence 4 : Unknown function but conserved in other organisms), with the protein product MVTPDAKRKAVAHACDAHGVSQRRACKALNVDRTSVRYRSIRPDDDALREAMKTVAAQRRRFGYRRIHVMLERQGITMNQKKLRRLYREEKLQVRRRGGRKRALGTRRPMLVPDRANIRWSLDFVSDALTDGRRFRVLAVVDDYTRECLALVADTSLSGIRVVRELDAIIARRGRPSAIVSDNGTELTSMAILRWCQQTGIEWHYIAPGKPMQNGFIESFNGRFRDECLNETLFTTLVEARAAIRSWKEDYNQHRPHSALGNRTPAEFAAQIHLETRAA
- a CDS encoding Ferredoxin produces the protein MHRPTPEMQSCIDECLRCYQTCLGMSTNHCLKLGGAHSAPEHIQLMLACAEICRASAQVMIIGSPHHKHLCAECADICDDCANECERIGDMDDCVQACRSCADSCQKMAA
- a CDS encoding hypothetical protein (Evidence 5 : Unknown function), whose translation is MAAEIPYFRQISAVFEPASCSFSIPMICSSEKREGFIRRLLRDRLYPFMEEVQGLRSRALAGSKPIVFVMGNHEHWNGEINENLAPAKLLAAQSGISLLEESSADIAGCRFVGATLWSDYTLAGDPSCRAETGEQVDVQHAGGSHLITVGDARRLHARSRSRLGELLSQPGSLPMVVVTHHAPHPVCIAEPDRGTWAAGNSASDLSDLTDRGKAALWIHGHVHRSVNIQRPNGTRIICNPAGPLFCNTAFDEGLVVLV